ttctctccagatgctgaaTAAATCTTCCCAAAGCAGCAGAGATTGCAAGCAGTGGGGTTCGTTGATTAACACTAAAAAGGATGTATTTATCTTATTCAGATTAACTTCACGCTTTCCTACCTGCAGGATGATATTCTCTGACTGCTGCTAGAAATGGATGTGATGTAAATTAGGTTCCTAGTTTTAAGCATTCAGAGAAAATGAAAATGCCATCTTCCAAACAGCTGTCAAATGGGACCTACAAATTCAGCATGCGCGGCCTGCCGGCTAAACACGCATGCACCACCCTAGGCATGCCGGTCGTTGTAGTCTTCCGGTAGTAATTCGGAACGATGCTGCCCCTTTCTCGCTATCCAATTCCGGCTtccttctcttttctttcttttaccaAGGTTACCCCTTGGGGATATTTGTGTGTCCTATCATGTTTCACTCTATTTTGCGCCCTATGTCAGGGAATTGAAATGAGTGCCGAGAGAAGGCTGCGCATCCCCAGCCGGTCACGTGTCACGGGGCGGCCATCTTGAAACGTTTCTGCCATGTAACCATGGCAACGATGGATGGCTCAACTTTACCAAATAAGTGCATAGTCAATAGGGACAGAACTCAGCCCATGCTATCCCATATACTTGGATATGTCAGCAATGATATCGCCCCCGTGTTTCGCTCTCCCTGATTCACGATCACAATCATGTAGTTTATTGGAGTCAGGGTTCAGCTCACTggagtaaaacaaagaactgcgactGAACACAGAAGTTCTTAAGGAAGTCATActgcactcaaaatgttaactctgctttccgtCAACTGATGCTGCGCTTctcagaaatttgtttttgtgtgtttcacCTAAGTGGAACTGATCTGAGTCCCGGGCGCAGCTTACTTAGGGTTCTACATCAAAGCATTACCCAAAGCTTCTGAGCTATACCGCAGCAGCGTAGTCCCTAGCTCTCACATTAGGGCAAATACCTCCAAACGCccgaaatttttaaaaaactaacaaAGTCTACGAAGGTAGTAGAAAGTTATGACCCCGACGTGATTTGAACACGCAGCCTTCTGATCTGGAGTCAGACGCGCTACCGTTGCGCCACGAGGTCCCTTCCTGCACAGTGAAGTATGCCCGTCTTCTAACATCCTGTTATTTtgctaatttattttaaaaagttaaacttTACACATGCCAATAAGACTCTTCTCAATAATTTTACCAATACTCTTAAAATCCGCCATTTTACGGGAATTAGCAAACAAGTTTTACCAACTCCGGATAAAGACTTGCATACTTCTCATAAATATTGGTTAGGACATCAGGGAGAACTCTTAACTCCCTGCTCTTTATTAACAGAAAGGCCGGAACTGTTTACATCCTTGGAAGAGGACAACCAGAATCTCCTGCAAAAGTCAGCGCCAGGCTAAATTATATTCTTCAATCAATTAACTGAAATGTCAGTGTTGCCAGCGGGTCACGACTAACAGATAAACCTATAAAACGTTGAGTTTCATGTTCTGCACAGTGCCTTGTTCATTTAGGATGGTAACTGACTTAGCCTTAGTGCAGTATTTTCCTTATTATTTTCCAAGTATTGCACAGTACAAGATTACCAGTAACTAGCGTTCACTATTGAACCTTCAATACAAAGTGCTGACTACAGGATTGTCAGAACTCCACGTACTGTTCAGAGCGGGACTGTCCCCATTTAGAGCTCTCAGTCAGGCGAATCTCGCGATGTTTCTCGAGGCGGGTGAAGTCTCGCGGACTTTGGTGGGAGTTCTCGCGAGGTTGTCAGGGAGATGGCGGGTGGCCGCCTGGTACCTGAAGGCCGACTGAGCGCCGGCTGTTTCGCGCTCGGGGTGTCAGTCACTTTGGTGCCGGGACTCAGTGGCACTCAGTCTGGTTTCATCACCCGTGTACTGCTCGCTACCTACCTGGCCTTCATTAACGTCTTGTTACTGCTGTTATACCGGGGGCTCCATTACCAGGTAACAAGCAGGCGGGAGGGGAAGAAGCCTGAGCGCGGATTGGGATTTTACACAGTTAGTTACTGACAAGCTCACGGAGTCATTTCGGGCAGTAACAAGGGGAGGATCATCTAAGTTGTTGTGCGCCGCCTTGTACTGTCGCGGGACGGAGTCGGCAGTGATGGCTGCTGCAGTTCAACAGCGTGTTCGTTCTGCGCCTTTATCCTGGAGTGGGTggtttctctttcacaaacagaaattgctggaaaaactcagcaagtctggcaacaccGTGAAGCGAAATCGGAGtagacgtttcgggtccagcgaccttTCATTCAGAACGGATGGTAGCTACCTGTTCcactttttgattttgtttctgatttccagcatctgcagttctttggggttttgtttttgtttctgtttcactcCTTGGAATATTATCCCCCTTTAACTACATGTGTTAGCAATAAAAGGCAGGAATGTTGAATTCAGAGCTCGAAACGTCAGGAGCTCGGTAAATTATACTAAGCTGCGGCTCTACCGCATGGGTGTCAGACTGCCCATGCCACTTTCTTTTTTTCAGTAGTGTCAAAAGATTTTAATATCCATGATAAATGATTCTCAATTTAATGTCTTCACTACAAAGGTTTGTAAATCAATTTAATAACTTTGCAGTGAGAAAATGCCCCCCGATTCTTTTTGGGAACTTTATCAACTAGTATATGAAACCTAGTCACATCAGGAGATATTATTGTTGTCTCAAAGATGTTTACAGAGTACAAGAAGGCTATGCAGCCCTTTGTATGCTCTCTGGTTGGTAAAGACCTGGATACACTAAATCAGTTTTCCAGCTCTAGGTTTGTGGGTCTGGAGGCTCTGGCACTGCAAGTGACTACCTAAATTGTGCTTAACTGCTACAAGAGTTTCTGACTTGGTCATTCTTTCAAACAGATTCTCATCATTCTCTAAGTGAAAAAAACCTTAAACTCTCCTAGCCTCCTTACTACCATAAATCTATGCATCGTGGTTATTGAATCATCTACTAATGGAGAAAGCACCTATTTGTACCACACATAATATTTCACACCTCTATCGTGTCTCCTGTCAACTATCGCTGGGCCAAGAAAAACAACTGCAGCCTTTCAGTACTTTTCCTCGGCGTTCAGACTGCAACCTAGACAACactctctgaatctcctctgcatcctccagtgcaatcacatcctcctATTACGTGGTGACAGAACTTGTCATCAAAGAGATACATTTTAAGAAGCGTCTTAAATGAGAGGTGACAAGGTTCAGGAAATAGCACTCTGACTTTAGACTGATGCAAACATTGGTGATTGAGAGATGGTTAAGTTGAACTCTTCTACCTGGAACGTTAATCTACTTTTGAGGCAAATCAGTTCATTAGAATAGCAATCCTAAATTTAAATTTGTAAAAACCTAGAGAAAAATAGCTTTTTAAGATGGTGATAAATTACAGCACAAACATTTCATTCAGCTCATCCCAACTATTTTGCCTTAATCTTGTGTGTTTTCCTTTAACCTGCAACCCTTTAACCACTCTTCCATCAACCACCTGATTTGAAATGTCTTGGTATCTTCTTCAATCATTTATTCTGCTAGTGGATTCTCAAGGCTTTCAGACttcacttttaaaagaaaaactttatCCCTATTTCTTGTCATGAATTTAACATATATAATCCAACTATAGATGCATCAATTGTTAGAACTATCTTCTATAAATTTTGTGCTGTTATTTCAATACTTTAAACATCCCTTAAATTTTCATGTAATATCTTGTTACACAAAAGCAGTCCAAATGTTTTGTAACTATCTTTCATAATGAAGTTACAACACAGAAACTGACCATTTGAACCAATTGATGTTTGTTGTCACTGTTAAGTAATCTCCCACTAACCACAATCTATCAGTGTCCTAACTCTTATTTGGCAATTCTCTTTCATTGATACATTTGAAgaatacagtttttttttgaaaaggagatCTTATTTCTCTCCTTATATTCCTTATCATCTaaccttttattttctttttcatttattttatcaTATTCTTAAACTTTGTGTGCCCTCTTCAATCttagtttattttaaatttataattTATATGTCCTTTTTATTCtggaatttgttttgttttaatagtGTATATTTATTcaactttgcaatttttttttgaaaaaaaattattgttttCAAATCTTGTGTGCCCATTTGCTTCTGACCTCAATTTGTTCACATTTTTAAAACCGGTGGTCAATATATGCTGGCCTacccagcgacaccctcatcctgtgaatgaattaaaataaacccAATTCAAAGAGTCAAATTGCTTACTCCTCTTATTTGTTGTTTCTGTGTCACTGCTGAGGCATTCAGTTACACTTAACATATCTCATTCATCTAgtattttttaaaactgtgacAGGATATAGCAATAATTTTCTTTCTTGACAATCAATCACATTTTGAAAGAGTCCTGTGTATGTTGTTGGAATTTCTTTCCCAATTCTCCACTTATCTTTTCCCTGTCCCGACCAGTTAATCAAATGAATGATGAATTGAAACTTGGAATAATTTTACTATTCCAAACTAAACTTTGGTCTGCTGACCAGTGCCATCTCCTGTCTCCCTACAGTTGTGGGACTGTAGTTCAACCCTATCAATGTAAAGatccattttaaaataaagcttTGCTGTCTGAAGCTAATTTCTGCACATATTAATCCGCTCAACATCCATATGCTTCCCTTGTACTTGTTCTTAACGTAAGTGTTAATTTCCCCATTTATCCATTACACATTTCATTGACTGCAGTCCTGTTCAGATTATCTTATCTGTATCCTGTCCTACCCAGGACTGATGTAAGTGCCTCCTAGATTGGAAACTTTGCCTGACTTCACTCAGCCACATATTGAGGTCTTCCTTTTCCAGTGCATGTTTGGAGACCCTTACCATGATTACAAAACTTAAGTCCTGCTtctgaaatgctttttaaacttttaaaaacacCTTTTGCAGGGAATTGCATGTTTTTCCTGCTTACGTTGTCAGCTTCTACTATTTATGGAGACTGCTACTGCTACTCCCTTTCCACAATCTTCTCTTATCTTACGAAGTAACTTTTTACCTTAGAGTTCAGAGGCAATGAAAGTTTATTCCTATCTTCCTCTCTGACCACAACCTCCCTACTTAAGCTAGTTGAGATAATTCAGCAGGTAAGGCAGTTGAATCAGATTTGTGGGTGAACACATTGTGGGTGAATTTAGTGAGTTGGAGGATTAATAGGTCCCATCATTTTTCTCAGTtgtagcatttttattttaaaatgttctacTTGTTACAGCTTTGCTTGAGCATATACTGAATTGAGGCTATTTCTCGAATGTATTTCCTGACTTTTAATCTCTGCCCCTAGGTTGCTGTGAGGGCTTGTTTCCTTGGCTTTGTTTGTGGCTGTGGTTTGTTGTTGAGCTTTGGAGGATCATCATGGCAACACTTTGGCTGGTAGGTTGCTTACAGGAGTAAACTTCACTTGATGCCGCCTCGTGTTTGAAAATTTTGCTGACTGTTTTAAAAGTTGATTTGTAATATTGATGCCAGCTGTGTGATTCCACTCGTACATATTATCCTGTTATACTGTATATTGCGTGTGAGCATCAACTGAAAGGAATGTTATGGAAGATTCACTCAAATACATTCTTTAAAGAGAGGTACAGATGTGACTAATAACTTTTGGGCTGTTTGCCCAAAGATCTCTCCCACACTTAACCATCTACTGAAAAAATGGGAACAATGCACTCAGATACTAAGTGATTTCCCAAATCTATGGATTATAGAATGCAAATATTGCAAGTGTTATTACAGTCTCACAATATCCCCCTTCCAACTGGTAATGCCCGTTAACTGACTGTACTGTCTGCGATGACAATTCTGTGTTTAATAGTTGGCATAAAAAACACTCTGGGGTTTCATAGTAATATTGCAAGTTTCTGTTTGTTCTTTGACAGGTACCTGTGCTCTCTGAGTTTTTTTCACTATTCAGAATATCTGGTGACTGCAGTTATCAATCCCAAGTCTCTGTCTCTGGATTCCTTCCTGTTAAATCATAGTATGGCATATACACTTGCAGCTATGTCATCCTGGGTGGAATTCACAATCGAGAAACTTCTCTTCCCAGGTGTGTGAACAATTATGACATTG
The sequence above is a segment of the Stegostoma tigrinum isolate sSteTig4 chromosome 28, sSteTig4.hap1, whole genome shotgun sequence genome. Coding sequences within it:
- the icmt gene encoding protein-S-isoprenylcysteine O-methyltransferase, coding for MAGGRLVPEGRLSAGCFALGVSVTLVPGLSGTQSGFITRVLLATYLAFINVLLLLLYRGLHYQVAVRACFLGFVCGCGLLLSFGGSSWQHFGWYLCSLSFFHYSEYLVTAVINPKSLSLDSFLLNHSMAYTLAAMSSWVEFTIEKLLFPGLKQITWLSFFGLLMVLIGESLRKAAMLTAGSNFNHIVQNEKAESHRLVTNGVYAWSRHPSYVGWFYWSIGTQVILCNPICIVGYTLASWRFFRERIEEEEMTLIQFFGKDYEQYKKQIPTRLPFIKGAKIDP